The Candidatus Margulisiibacteriota bacterium genome contains a region encoding:
- a CDS encoding ATP-binding protein gives MPDALITIDSSGLITSYNDAAEELFGRKLSGPKPQKYKTFFSGDPEVISFIEEALGPGGAREKRISISGKKEKTCRIAVAYALKDYKGRPRGVTAVFTRSDNVGRIRSEKLEALGTMAAGMAHEIKNPLSSIKILSQLLSRKFDDPEYRSHYLKIIPREIGRMDRIIDSMLGYVRASDLKIETFDLKELAGEALDFVKPQYDAKGVSLSLESKGKMKISADMQKLFQVFLNLLQNAESAVEKGGRVEIELSRICPEGRDQVEIKISDNGCGISKQDLKNIFDPFFTCRYGGTGLGLTVVHGIIKSHGGFIEVDSKEGEGTAFTIRMPACQ, from the coding sequence ATGCCCGATGCATTGATAACCATCGACAGCAGCGGTCTCATCACTTCGTACAATGACGCTGCCGAAGAGCTTTTCGGAAGAAAACTCTCGGGTCCAAAACCGCAAAAATATAAAACCTTCTTTTCCGGTGATCCGGAAGTCATCTCTTTTATAGAAGAAGCGCTTGGCCCCGGCGGAGCCCGGGAAAAACGGATAAGCATTTCCGGAAAAAAAGAAAAGACCTGCCGGATAGCCGTTGCCTATGCGCTCAAGGATTACAAGGGCCGGCCAAGGGGAGTGACGGCCGTTTTTACAAGGTCCGATAATGTCGGCAGGATAAGATCCGAAAAACTTGAAGCCCTGGGGACCATGGCCGCGGGCATGGCCCACGAGATAAAGAACCCTCTTTCTTCCATCAAGATCCTGTCACAGCTGCTGAGCAGAAAATTTGACGACCCGGAGTACAGATCCCATTATCTTAAAATAATCCCGAGAGAGATCGGCCGCATGGACAGGATAATTGACAGCATGCTCGGCTATGTTAGAGCCTCGGACCTTAAGATAGAAACCTTTGACCTCAAAGAGCTGGCGGGCGAAGCGCTGGATTTTGTCAAGCCCCAGTATGATGCCAAAGGCGTCAGTTTGTCTTTAGAGTCTAAAGGCAAAATGAAGATCTCCGCCGATATGCAGAAGCTTTTTCAGGTCTTCCTAAACCTTTTGCAGAACGCTGAGAGCGCGGTGGAAAAAGGAGGCAGGGTGGAGATAGAACTCTCAAGGATATGTCCCGAAGGACGGGACCAGGTCGAGATAAAGATATCGGACAACGGCTGCGGTATCAGCAAACAGGACCTTAAGAACATCTTTGACCCGTTCTTTACCTGCAGATACGGAGGGACCGGCTTGGGATTGACCGTTGTTCACGGTATAATTAAATCCCACGGGGGCTTTATAGAGGTTGACAGCAAAGAGGGGGAAGGGACGGCATTTACCATAAGGATGCCGGCCTGCCAGTAA
- a CDS encoding LL-diaminopimelate aminotransferase yields MKHTQRISKIPKYLFAEIDKKKASALAKGADIIDLSIGDPDQPTPKYIIDAMKKALDDPATHNYPPYEGTKEFRKAVSDWYKKRFGVELDPETQVMSLIGSKEGIAHMLFALLDPGDISLIPDPSYPVYKMCTLLAQGEPYFMPLTKENGFMPDLSSIPKETAKKAKVMFINYPNNPTSAVATPEFLTNAVNFCKDNDIVLCSDLAYSEVTFGGYRGQSILEIPGAKDVAVEFHSLSKTFNMTGWRIGMAVGSKEALKALAVVKTNIDSGAFKAIQRAAIEALDGSGGFTENTNLMYEKRMKTLVDGLNSMGWKLEYTKATFYVWVPVPKGYTDEQFCAALLDKCAVLVVPGSGYGGSGRGYVRFCITADEARIKEAVERIRKSGLL; encoded by the coding sequence GTGAAGCACACCCAAAGGATCTCAAAGATACCAAAATACCTGTTTGCCGAGATAGATAAGAAGAAAGCAAGCGCTCTGGCCAAAGGGGCGGATATCATAGATCTCTCTATCGGGGACCCGGACCAGCCGACGCCTAAATACATTATAGACGCAATGAAAAAAGCCCTAGATGACCCTGCTACCCACAATTATCCTCCCTATGAGGGAACAAAAGAATTCAGAAAGGCTGTTTCAGACTGGTACAAAAAGAGGTTCGGCGTTGAGCTTGACCCTGAAACGCAGGTCATGTCCCTGATCGGATCCAAAGAAGGGATAGCCCACATGCTCTTTGCCCTCCTTGATCCGGGCGATATCTCTCTTATTCCGGACCCCTCTTATCCTGTATATAAGATGTGCACGCTGCTTGCGCAGGGAGAGCCGTATTTTATGCCGCTTACAAAAGAGAACGGTTTTATGCCTGACCTTTCTTCCATCCCAAAAGAGACCGCCAAAAAGGCAAAAGTGATGTTCATCAATTATCCCAACAACCCGACCTCCGCAGTGGCAACTCCCGAGTTCTTAACGAATGCCGTTAATTTCTGCAAGGATAACGACATCGTGCTTTGCTCGGACCTGGCCTATTCCGAAGTAACCTTTGGCGGCTACAGGGGACAGAGCATTCTTGAGATCCCCGGGGCAAAGGATGTTGCGGTCGAGTTCCATTCGCTTTCTAAGACCTTCAACATGACCGGCTGGAGAATAGGCATGGCTGTGGGCAGCAAAGAGGCGCTGAAAGCCCTTGCTGTCGTAAAGACCAATATAGATTCAGGCGCTTTTAAGGCTATTCAGAGGGCCGCTATCGAAGCGCTCGACGGGTCCGGCGGTTTTACCGAAAATACCAACCTGATGTACGAAAAAAGGATGAAAACCCTTGTTGACGGGCTCAACTCAATGGGCTGGAAGCTTGAGTATACAAAAGCCACCTTTTATGTCTGGGTGCCCGTGCCGAAAGGATATACCGACGAGCAGTTCTGCGCCGCGCTTCTTGACAAATGCGCCGTGCTGGTAGTTCCGGGAAGCGGCTACGGCGGCAGCGGCAGGGGATATGTAAGGTTTTGCATCACCGCTGACGAGGCCAGGATAAAAGAGGCTGTCGAAAGGATCAGAAAAAGCGGCCTTTTGTGA
- a CDS encoding lycopene cyclase domain-containing protein has protein sequence MSLYLALDLLIVSFPLLFGDLAPVRYRKRYKAVFLSILAVGIPFVLWDIIFTKIGVWSFNPAYISGFKLAGLPLEEALFFVAVPFSCLFILECLEVFIGDKVININRRWIYAVVAALLLFALAFPSRLYTVLVVELTAAFILAAERFFPDILRSRNYWGYLIICFGLFLVFNSILTALPVVSYSSLHISNIRFFTIPAEDFIYNYLLLSACAAVYIGAKKL, from the coding sequence ATGAGTTTATATCTTGCGCTGGACCTGTTGATCGTAAGTTTTCCGCTTTTGTTCGGCGATCTTGCACCTGTCAGATACCGAAAAAGGTACAAAGCGGTCTTTCTTTCAATTTTAGCGGTCGGCATTCCTTTTGTGCTGTGGGATATCATATTTACAAAGATCGGCGTTTGGTCCTTTAATCCGGCCTATATAAGCGGTTTCAAGCTTGCGGGGCTGCCGCTGGAAGAGGCCCTATTTTTTGTCGCGGTCCCGTTCAGCTGCCTTTTTATTTTGGAGTGTCTGGAGGTTTTTATCGGGGACAAGGTCATTAACATCAATAGAAGGTGGATCTATGCTGTTGTTGCGGCGCTTCTGCTTTTTGCCCTGGCTTTTCCCAGCAGGCTCTATACAGTGCTAGTGGTCGAACTTACGGCTGCATTTATTTTGGCCGCTGAAAGGTTTTTTCCGGATATCTTACGGTCAAGGAATTATTGGGGCTATCTGATCATCTGTTTTGGGCTTTTCCTGGTCTTTAATTCAATTTTGACCGCTTTGCCGGTAGTATCCTACAGCTCACTTCATATCTCAAACATCAGGTTCTTTACGATACCGGCAGAGGATTTTATCTACAACTATTTGCTTCTCAGTGCCTGTGCGGCGGTCTATATCGGCGCCAAAAAGCTTTAA
- a CDS encoding phytoene/squalene synthase family protein: protein MPDKVLDKIFRSGSTTYYFSSMFFPQKAREDVFKLYAFVRTADDLVDSVPQDKEGFYSFKKEYEKAASNQKSRNSVIGGFVRLSREKGFEPAWAAAFLSSMEKDLVKTSYRDIKELEEYIYGSAEVIGLMMARIMDLPKEADNCARQLGKAMQLINFIRDIKEDLALGRIYLPQDEIDRFGLSAKDFCSASASKDAFRDLIALQIKRYGTWMEDASAGFRFLPKRYLVPVKTASDMYDWTAHQIKKDPLIVFSKKVKPSRTKILLCALKNIIIHGGKKK from the coding sequence ATGCCGGACAAAGTTCTTGATAAGATATTCCGCTCCGGCAGCACGACCTACTACTTTTCATCCATGTTCTTTCCGCAAAAGGCCAGAGAGGATGTCTTTAAACTGTATGCTTTTGTAAGGACGGCAGATGATCTTGTTGACAGCGTTCCTCAGGATAAGGAAGGCTTTTATTCTTTCAAGAAGGAATACGAAAAAGCCGCTAGCAATCAAAAAAGCAGGAACAGCGTTATAGGAGGATTTGTCCGGCTTTCCCGAGAAAAAGGTTTTGAGCCGGCCTGGGCCGCCGCTTTTTTGTCCTCCATGGAAAAAGACCTTGTCAAAACTTCCTATCGCGACATCAAAGAGCTGGAAGAGTATATCTACGGGTCCGCGGAAGTGATCGGGCTTATGATGGCAAGGATAATGGATCTTCCCAAAGAGGCGGACAACTGTGCCAGACAACTTGGAAAGGCTATGCAGCTTATCAATTTTATAAGGGATATAAAAGAAGACCTTGCGCTTGGAAGGATTTATCTGCCGCAGGACGAGATCGATCGCTTTGGCTTGAGCGCCAAAGACTTTTGCAGCGCTTCGGCCTCAAAAGATGCCTTTAGAGATCTGATCGCACTTCAGATCAAAAGGTATGGGACATGGATGGAAGATGCCTCTGCCGGGTTCAGATTCCTGCCAAAAAGATATCTGGTTCCCGTAAAGACAGCCTCGGACATGTATGACTGGACGGCACATCAGATAAAAAAAGACCCTCTCATTGTTTTTTCGAAAAAGGTCAAACCCTCCCGCACAAAGATACTGCTCTGTGCGCTGAAAAATATTATTATTCATGGAGGAAAGAAGAAATGA
- the crtI gene encoding phytoene desaturase family protein — translation MNKKKIIVIGAGFGGLAVANLLARDGFSVTVIEKNSQAGGRAQVWREKGFVYDMGPSWYLMPEVFENYFSIFGKKISDLFELKRLDPNYRVFFGDSAPIDIPSSMDGIEKVFEGIEPGSAKKLRRYLEAAKYQYDIAMKEFLYRDFSSVMDFFDLRLITQGLRLHIFESVDKFARRYFKSDKLRKVLEYTMVFLGGSPDNTPALYSIMSHVDFGLGVWYPMGGMGRITEALEKVASENGVEIRLSEEVKKIKVSGGRVCGVETDLGSYPCDLVVVNADYEHAESKLLDKEWRSFGRRYWESRKMGPSAYLIYLGLNKRIKGLQHHNLYLDEKWSEHFDTIFKRPQWPDNPSFYVSCPSKTDPSVAPEGCENLFVLVPVAAGIEDLPQIREKYFNKTIAHLEKLCGDSIKDSIIVKRDFAHNDFIREYNSYKGTSLGLSHTLFQTAVFRPARKSKKADGLYYCGAYNHPGIGVPMVLISAQICASSIKEKYAGQSS, via the coding sequence TTGAACAAAAAAAAGATCATAGTTATCGGCGCCGGATTTGGCGGCCTTGCCGTTGCCAACCTGCTTGCCAGGGACGGATTTTCGGTAACAGTAATAGAAAAGAACTCCCAAGCCGGCGGCAGAGCGCAGGTATGGAGGGAAAAAGGTTTTGTCTATGACATGGGGCCTTCCTGGTACCTAATGCCGGAAGTGTTCGAGAACTATTTCTCTATTTTTGGAAAAAAGATCAGCGACCTCTTCGAGTTAAAGCGTCTCGACCCCAATTACAGGGTCTTTTTCGGGGACTCTGCTCCAATTGATATACCCTCATCCATGGATGGAATAGAAAAGGTTTTTGAAGGTATCGAGCCCGGATCTGCTAAAAAGCTGCGCCGCTATCTTGAAGCGGCAAAATACCAGTATGACATAGCCATGAAGGAATTCCTGTACAGGGATTTTTCTTCCGTTATGGACTTTTTTGACCTGCGCCTGATAACACAGGGGCTCAGGCTCCATATTTTTGAAAGCGTGGATAAATTCGCGCGAAGGTATTTTAAGAGCGACAAACTGCGCAAGGTCCTCGAGTACACTATGGTCTTTCTGGGAGGATCTCCCGACAATACCCCTGCTCTTTATTCGATAATGAGCCATGTCGACTTTGGTCTCGGTGTCTGGTACCCCATGGGCGGAATGGGCCGTATCACGGAGGCGCTTGAAAAAGTCGCTTCGGAAAACGGGGTAGAGATCAGGCTTAGTGAAGAGGTGAAGAAGATAAAAGTGTCCGGCGGCAGGGTCTGCGGAGTAGAAACGGACCTGGGCAGCTATCCGTGCGACCTGGTTGTCGTTAATGCCGATTACGAGCATGCCGAGTCAAAACTGCTTGATAAAGAATGGCGCTCTTTCGGCAGGCGCTACTGGGAAAGCAGAAAGATGGGGCCCTCGGCTTACCTTATATACCTGGGGCTCAACAAGAGGATAAAAGGACTGCAGCATCACAACCTGTACCTTGATGAAAAATGGAGCGAGCATTTTGACACAATTTTTAAACGGCCGCAGTGGCCTGACAACCCATCTTTTTATGTGAGCTGTCCGTCAAAAACCGACCCGTCCGTGGCTCCCGAAGGCTGCGAAAACCTTTTTGTCCTTGTTCCCGTTGCAGCGGGAATAGAGGACCTGCCGCAGATAAGGGAAAAGTACTTTAATAAGACCATAGCTCACCTGGAAAAGCTGTGCGGAGATAGCATAAAGGACTCGATCATAGTGAAAAGAGATTTTGCCCATAACGATTTTATCAGGGAATATAACTCATACAAGGGAACATCTCTGGGGCTTTCCCACACCCTTTTTCAGACGGCAGTTTTCAGGCCTGCCAGAAAGAGTAAAAAAGCGGACGGCCTTTATTATTGCGGGGCCTACAACCATCCCGGGATAGGGGTCCCGATGGTCCTCATAAGCGCGCAGATCTGTGCTTCTTCCATAAAAGAAAAATATGCCGGACAAAGTTCTTGA
- the dapF gene encoding diaminopimelate epimerase, translated as MPFVKMQGAGNDFVIIDGIQYPDIVRAGRDLPLLARRICDRHFGIGADGLILALPSEKADYRMRIINSDGSEAEMCGNGIRCFARYTWENKIGADGPEGAGSRDSTELAEVLPVPDPPVAALERSDIISVETLAGIIIPAIIEDDGKFIGVEVDMGVPKEEALNETLKVEGASYKINKISMGNPHCVIFVDDLKAVDLAQIGPVIENLPQFPDRTNVEFARVISRSEMDLKVWERGAGQTLACGTGACAAVAAAILNGLADRKVAVHLPGGDLEIEWEQDKHIIMRGPAEKVFEGVLRSVS; from the coding sequence ATACCGTTCGTAAAAATGCAGGGCGCCGGCAATGATTTTGTGATCATTGACGGGATACAATATCCGGATATTGTAAGGGCTGGTCGCGATCTGCCGCTGCTCGCACGCCGCATCTGCGACCGACATTTCGGGATAGGCGCCGACGGTCTTATCCTGGCCCTGCCTTCCGAAAAGGCCGATTACAGGATGCGGATAATCAATTCCGACGGTTCCGAGGCCGAGATGTGCGGCAACGGGATCAGGTGTTTTGCCAGATATACTTGGGAGAATAAAATAGGTGCGGATGGGCCTGAAGGGGCAGGCAGCCGCGACTCGACTGAGCTCGCCGAAGTCCTGCCCGTACCCGATCCCCCCGTTGCCGCACTTGAGCGGTCCGACATCATTTCCGTTGAGACATTGGCGGGGATAATTATTCCGGCGATCATTGAGGATGACGGCAAATTCATCGGCGTAGAAGTTGATATGGGTGTCCCCAAAGAAGAGGCTCTTAACGAAACTCTCAAGGTTGAGGGGGCTTCCTATAAGATCAACAAGATCTCTATGGGGAACCCGCATTGCGTCATCTTTGTGGATGACCTAAAGGCGGTAGATCTTGCGCAGATCGGGCCGGTCATAGAAAACCTTCCTCAGTTCCCCGACAGGACCAATGTGGAATTTGCCAGGGTCATAAGCCGCAGCGAAATGGACCTCAAGGTATGGGAAAGAGGAGCGGGACAGACCCTTGCCTGCGGGACCGGGGCCTGCGCGGCGGTTGCCGCGGCTATCCTTAACGGGCTTGCCGACAGAAAGGTAGCTGTTCATCTGCCCGGAGGCGACCTGGAAATAGAATGGGAACAGGACAAGCACATTATTATGAGAGGTCCGGCGGAAAAAGTGTTCGAAGGCGTTTTAAGGTCAGTATCTTGA
- the queD gene encoding 6-carboxytetrahydropterin synthase QueD, translating to MFELMVEDKFAAAHQLVGYEGPCENLHGHTWKVQVFLKGVELGSVGMLFDFKEAKKILKDILQAFDHKNLNETAPFGAENPTAENLAKRIYNEYSSRLKGLPGAGVQMDRTSVWESETTCATYRS from the coding sequence ATGTTCGAACTGATGGTGGAAGACAAGTTTGCGGCGGCCCATCAACTGGTCGGCTATGAAGGTCCCTGCGAAAATCTTCACGGGCATACCTGGAAAGTGCAGGTATTTTTAAAGGGAGTAGAACTTGGCAGCGTCGGGATGCTGTTCGACTTTAAAGAAGCAAAAAAAATTCTTAAGGATATCCTGCAGGCTTTTGATCACAAAAACCTAAATGAGACCGCACCTTTTGGGGCCGAAAATCCCACAGCAGAAAACCTGGCAAAAAGAATATATAATGAGTACAGTTCAAGGCTCAAAGGCCTGCCGGGGGCCGGTGTCCAGATGGACAGGACCTCGGTCTGGGAATCGGAGACAACATGCGCGACATACCGTTCGTAA